A single Oncorhynchus nerka isolate Pitt River linkage group LG10, Oner_Uvic_2.0, whole genome shotgun sequence DNA region contains:
- the nfkb2 gene encoding nuclear factor NF-kappa-B p100 subunit isoform X1, with protein sequence MSEALRMDEAQYSMKMIENELMMNLSTYEFMPPVEVKSEPYVPETVHGPYIQILEEPKQRGFRFRYECEGPSHGGLPGASSERNRRTYPTVKVSNYVGIARVEVQLVTHSDPPQVHAHSLVGRHCCTESGKCSVDVGPNELTAQFSNLGILHVTKKGVGEVLFKRLRDEKRRQRGQHYHFTDAEEQAILREANELGRIMDLNIVRLKFTAYLQDSNGGFSRALKPVVSNPIFDSKSPNASNLKISRMDKTSGSVLGGDEIFLLCDKVQKDDIEIRFYEEDGSWEAFGDFSPTDVHKQYAIVFKTPPYHSTEIDRSVTVFLQLKRKKVGDCSDPKQFTYVPQIQDKEEVQRKKQKPLPYNDPWRGPLGGAGGAGRGAGGPGGAGFQFNQQMNGSGWMGGGFTCFGGGGAQMTGTTAQAEGTQQQAGGTAGQTPGQLPGQTASPLQQQLFQIAATLQSRASRMTKQTAGALLQYCTTGDVRVLLAMQRHLCGVQDENGDTPLHLAIIHQQSAVIQQLVHTLLAIQQRKVLDKLNHLSQTPLHLAVITRQVKVVDVLLRAGADPTLLDRDGRTPLHLAALAGDDVTLRVLLGHLGERYNHLVNMADYHGLHPLHLAVRKGGERCLRLLVGSGAKINDPERGSGCSALHLAVRENLLKVACTLITELKADVNMCTFGGNTPLHLAASQGSPTLCSMLIAAGADKNLENDEPLFFSSSSSDEEQEDGPIRDFSELQIQQQPTIPPPLEKEQVNPRKRPATGHTPFDLTKCQKVRDLLDTRQRPKSSQHSSKKPKPNSMDAESEQLDSETLHKLCELLSLGDVPWRQLAEKLNMLSLAHLYQESPSPCYKLLENYKLGGGPVEGLVEALQSLGLTEGVRLLRRAELREDKQNTDQTVDSGFGSQPMDEPALANQ encoded by the exons ATGTCTGAAGCACTAAG AATGGATGAAGCTCAGTACAGCATGAAAATGATTGAAAATGAG CTGATGATGAACTTATCGACTTATGAGTTCATGCCACCTGTGGAGGTCAAGAGTGAGCCCTACGTACCCGAGACAG TTCATGGACCCTACATTCAAATACTTGAGGAGCCCAAACAG AGAGGCTTCAGATTCCGCTATGAGTGTGAGGGTCCGTCCCACGGTGGGCTCCCAGGGGCCTCCAGCGAGAGGAACAGGAGAACCTATCCCACTGTCAAG GTGTCTAACTATGTGGGGATAGCCAGGGTAGAGGTGCAGCTGGTGACCCACTCTGACCCCCCCCAGGTCCACGCTCACAGTCTGGTGGGGAGGCACTGCTGCACGGAAAGTGGAAAATGCAGTGTGGATGTGGGCCCCAATGAACTCACAGCACA gttCAGTAACCTGGGCATCCTCCATGTCACAAAGAAAGGGGTGGGGGAAGTGTTGTTCAAGAGACTGAGAGACGAGAAGAGGAGACAAAGGGGGCAGCACTACCATTTTACTG atgCAGAGGAACAAGCCATATTGAGAGAAGCCAACGAGCTGGGCAGGATCATGGACCTGAACATAGTGAGGTTAAAGTTCACGGCCTACCTCCAGGACAGTAACGGAGGGTTCTCTAGGGCCCTGAAGCCAGTGGTCTCCAATCCCATCTTTGACAGCA AGTCACCCAACGCCTCCAACCTGAAAATCTCCCGTATGGATAAGACCTCTGGGTCTGTGCTGGGAGGGGATGAGATCTTCCTACTGTGTGACAAAGTACAAAAAG ATGATATTGAGATCCGCTTCtatgaggaggatggaagctGGGAGGCCTTTGGTGACTTCTCTCCAACTGATGTCCACAAGCAG TATGCCATCGTGTTTAAGACACCCCCGTACCACAGCACAGAGATCGATCGTTCAGTCACTGTGTTCCTCCAGTTGAAAAGGAAGAAAGTGGGAGACTGCAGCGACCCCAAGCAGTTCACCTACGTTCCTCAAATTCAAG ATAAAGAGGAGGTTCAGCGTAAGAAGCAGAAGCCCCTCCCCTATAATGACCCATGGAGAGGGCCTTTGGGAGGGGCTGGGGGGGCAGGGAGAGGTGCTGGAGGACCAGGAGGAGCAG GATTCCAGTTTAACCAGCAGATGAATGGATCAGGGTGGATGGGGGGTGGATTCACTTGTTTTGGGGGTGGTGGAGCCCAGATGACAGGCACCACTGCCCAGGCTGAGGGTACCCAGCAGCAAGCTGGAGGGACGGCCGGACAGACGCCAGGACAATTGCCAGGACAGACAGCCTCACCACTACAACAGCAGCTCTTCCAGATTG CTGCTACTCTCCAGAGCAGGGCCTCTCGGATGACCAAGCAGACAGCTGGGGCTCTCCTACAGTACTGCACCACTGGGGACGTCCGGGTCCTTCTGGCAATGCAGAGACACCTATGTGGGGTCCAGGATGAAAACGGAGACAC GCCTTTGCACCTGGCCATCATTCACCAGCAGTCAGCTGTGATCCAGCAGCTGGTTCATACACTCCTCGCCATCCAGCAACGCAAAGTCCTCGACAAGCTCAACCACCTCAGCCAG aCTCCTCTCCATCTGGCGGTGATCACCAGGCAGGTGAAGGTGGTGGATGTTCTCCTGAGGGCCGGGGCTGACCCCACCCTGCTGGACCGGGACGGCCGGACCCCCCTGCACCTGGCAGCGCTGGCCGGGGACGACGTCACACTCAGGGTCCTTTTGGGGCACCTAGGAGAACGTTACAACCACCTGGTCAACATGGCCGACTATCATG gtctccatcctctccacctggctgTTCGCAAGGGAGGAGAGCGCTGTCTACGTCTGCTGGTGGGGAGCGGGGCTAAGATCAACGACCCCGAGCGGGGGAGTGGATGCTCCGCCCTCCACCTGGCTGTTAGAGAGAACCTCTTGAAAGTGGCCTGCACTCTGATCACAGAG CTGAAAGCAGATGTAAACATGTGTACGTTTGGGGGGAACACTCCTCTCCATCTGGCCGCCAGTCAGGGCTCCCCCACTCTCTGCTCCATGCTCATTGCTGCAG GAGCCGATAAGAATCTGGAGAATGATGAGCCGCTCTTCTTCAGCTCCTCTTCCTCAGATGAGGAGCAAGAGGATGGACCAATAAGAGATTTCAGTGAGTTACAGATCCAACAGCAACCAACCATCCCACCACCGTTGGAGAAAGAACAAGTCAACCCTCGTAAGAGACCAGCAACAGGACATACACCCTTTGACCTTACTAAATGTCAAAAG GTGAGAGACCTTCTAGACACCAGACAGAGACCCAAGTCCAGCCAACACTCAAGTAAAAAGCCTAAACCGAACAGCATGGACG CAGAAAGTGAGCAGCTAGACAGTGAGACGCTCCATAAACTGTGTGAGCTCCTCAGTCTGGGCGATGTGCCCTGGAGACAGCTGGCAGAGAAACTCAACATGCTCTCCCTGGCACACCTGTACCAGGAGAGTCCCTCTCCCTGCTACAAACTGCTGGAGAATTACAAG ttggGTGGCGGTCCAGTGGAAGGACTGGTGGAGGCTCTGCAGTCTCTGGGTCTGACTGAAGGAGTGCGACTGCTGAGACGGGCTGAGCTGAGAGAGGACAAACAGAACACAG ATCAGACAGTGGACAGCGGCTTTGGGAGTCAGCCAATGGATGAGCCAGCCTTGGCCAACCAGTGA
- the nfkb2 gene encoding nuclear factor NF-kappa-B p100 subunit isoform X3, which translates to MDEAQYSMKMIENELMMNLSTYEFMPPVEVKSEPYVPETVHGPYIQILEEPKQRGFRFRYECEGPSHGGLPGASSERNRRTYPTVKVSNYVGIARVEVQLVTHSDPPQVHAHSLVGRHCCTESGKCSVDVGPNELTAQFSNLGILHVTKKGVGEVLFKRLRDEKRRQRGQHYHFTDAEEQAILREANELGRIMDLNIVRLKFTAYLQDSNGGFSRALKPVVSNPIFDSKSPNASNLKISRMDKTSGSVLGGDEIFLLCDKVQKDDIEIRFYEEDGSWEAFGDFSPTDVHKQYAIVFKTPPYHSTEIDRSVTVFLQLKRKKVGDCSDPKQFTYVPQIQDKEEVQRKKQKPLPYNDPWRGPLGGAGGAGRGAGGPGGAGFQFNQQMNGSGWMGGGFTCFGGGGAQMTGTTAQAEGTQQQAGGTAGQTPGQLPGQTASPLQQQLFQIAATLQSRASRMTKQTAGALLQYCTTGDVRVLLAMQRHLCGVQDENGDTPLHLAIIHQQSAVIQQLVHTLLAIQQRKVLDKLNHLSQTPLHLAVITRQVKVVDVLLRAGADPTLLDRDGRTPLHLAALAGDDVTLRVLLGHLGERYNHLVNMADYHGLHPLHLAVRKGGERCLRLLVGSGAKINDPERGSGCSALHLAVRENLLKVACTLITELKADVNMCTFGGNTPLHLAASQGSPTLCSMLIAAGADKNLENDEPLFFSSSSSDEEQEDGPIRDFSELQIQQQPTIPPPLEKEQVNPRKRPATGHTPFDLTKCQKVRDLLDTRQRPKSSQHSSKKPKPNSMDAESEQLDSETLHKLCELLSLGDVPWRQLAEKLNMLSLAHLYQESPSPCYKLLENYKLGGGPVEGLVEALQSLGLTEGVRLLRRAELREDKQNTDQTVDSGFGSQPMDEPALANQ; encoded by the exons ATGGATGAAGCTCAGTACAGCATGAAAATGATTGAAAATGAG CTGATGATGAACTTATCGACTTATGAGTTCATGCCACCTGTGGAGGTCAAGAGTGAGCCCTACGTACCCGAGACAG TTCATGGACCCTACATTCAAATACTTGAGGAGCCCAAACAG AGAGGCTTCAGATTCCGCTATGAGTGTGAGGGTCCGTCCCACGGTGGGCTCCCAGGGGCCTCCAGCGAGAGGAACAGGAGAACCTATCCCACTGTCAAG GTGTCTAACTATGTGGGGATAGCCAGGGTAGAGGTGCAGCTGGTGACCCACTCTGACCCCCCCCAGGTCCACGCTCACAGTCTGGTGGGGAGGCACTGCTGCACGGAAAGTGGAAAATGCAGTGTGGATGTGGGCCCCAATGAACTCACAGCACA gttCAGTAACCTGGGCATCCTCCATGTCACAAAGAAAGGGGTGGGGGAAGTGTTGTTCAAGAGACTGAGAGACGAGAAGAGGAGACAAAGGGGGCAGCACTACCATTTTACTG atgCAGAGGAACAAGCCATATTGAGAGAAGCCAACGAGCTGGGCAGGATCATGGACCTGAACATAGTGAGGTTAAAGTTCACGGCCTACCTCCAGGACAGTAACGGAGGGTTCTCTAGGGCCCTGAAGCCAGTGGTCTCCAATCCCATCTTTGACAGCA AGTCACCCAACGCCTCCAACCTGAAAATCTCCCGTATGGATAAGACCTCTGGGTCTGTGCTGGGAGGGGATGAGATCTTCCTACTGTGTGACAAAGTACAAAAAG ATGATATTGAGATCCGCTTCtatgaggaggatggaagctGGGAGGCCTTTGGTGACTTCTCTCCAACTGATGTCCACAAGCAG TATGCCATCGTGTTTAAGACACCCCCGTACCACAGCACAGAGATCGATCGTTCAGTCACTGTGTTCCTCCAGTTGAAAAGGAAGAAAGTGGGAGACTGCAGCGACCCCAAGCAGTTCACCTACGTTCCTCAAATTCAAG ATAAAGAGGAGGTTCAGCGTAAGAAGCAGAAGCCCCTCCCCTATAATGACCCATGGAGAGGGCCTTTGGGAGGGGCTGGGGGGGCAGGGAGAGGTGCTGGAGGACCAGGAGGAGCAG GATTCCAGTTTAACCAGCAGATGAATGGATCAGGGTGGATGGGGGGTGGATTCACTTGTTTTGGGGGTGGTGGAGCCCAGATGACAGGCACCACTGCCCAGGCTGAGGGTACCCAGCAGCAAGCTGGAGGGACGGCCGGACAGACGCCAGGACAATTGCCAGGACAGACAGCCTCACCACTACAACAGCAGCTCTTCCAGATTG CTGCTACTCTCCAGAGCAGGGCCTCTCGGATGACCAAGCAGACAGCTGGGGCTCTCCTACAGTACTGCACCACTGGGGACGTCCGGGTCCTTCTGGCAATGCAGAGACACCTATGTGGGGTCCAGGATGAAAACGGAGACAC GCCTTTGCACCTGGCCATCATTCACCAGCAGTCAGCTGTGATCCAGCAGCTGGTTCATACACTCCTCGCCATCCAGCAACGCAAAGTCCTCGACAAGCTCAACCACCTCAGCCAG aCTCCTCTCCATCTGGCGGTGATCACCAGGCAGGTGAAGGTGGTGGATGTTCTCCTGAGGGCCGGGGCTGACCCCACCCTGCTGGACCGGGACGGCCGGACCCCCCTGCACCTGGCAGCGCTGGCCGGGGACGACGTCACACTCAGGGTCCTTTTGGGGCACCTAGGAGAACGTTACAACCACCTGGTCAACATGGCCGACTATCATG gtctccatcctctccacctggctgTTCGCAAGGGAGGAGAGCGCTGTCTACGTCTGCTGGTGGGGAGCGGGGCTAAGATCAACGACCCCGAGCGGGGGAGTGGATGCTCCGCCCTCCACCTGGCTGTTAGAGAGAACCTCTTGAAAGTGGCCTGCACTCTGATCACAGAG CTGAAAGCAGATGTAAACATGTGTACGTTTGGGGGGAACACTCCTCTCCATCTGGCCGCCAGTCAGGGCTCCCCCACTCTCTGCTCCATGCTCATTGCTGCAG GAGCCGATAAGAATCTGGAGAATGATGAGCCGCTCTTCTTCAGCTCCTCTTCCTCAGATGAGGAGCAAGAGGATGGACCAATAAGAGATTTCAGTGAGTTACAGATCCAACAGCAACCAACCATCCCACCACCGTTGGAGAAAGAACAAGTCAACCCTCGTAAGAGACCAGCAACAGGACATACACCCTTTGACCTTACTAAATGTCAAAAG GTGAGAGACCTTCTAGACACCAGACAGAGACCCAAGTCCAGCCAACACTCAAGTAAAAAGCCTAAACCGAACAGCATGGACG CAGAAAGTGAGCAGCTAGACAGTGAGACGCTCCATAAACTGTGTGAGCTCCTCAGTCTGGGCGATGTGCCCTGGAGACAGCTGGCAGAGAAACTCAACATGCTCTCCCTGGCACACCTGTACCAGGAGAGTCCCTCTCCCTGCTACAAACTGCTGGAGAATTACAAG ttggGTGGCGGTCCAGTGGAAGGACTGGTGGAGGCTCTGCAGTCTCTGGGTCTGACTGAAGGAGTGCGACTGCTGAGACGGGCTGAGCTGAGAGAGGACAAACAGAACACAG ATCAGACAGTGGACAGCGGCTTTGGGAGTCAGCCAATGGATGAGCCAGCCTTGGCCAACCAGTGA
- the nfkb2 gene encoding nuclear factor NF-kappa-B p100 subunit isoform X2 codes for MSEALRMDEAQYSMKMIENELMMNLSTYEFMPPVEVKSEPYVPETVHGPYIQILEEPKQRGFRFRYECEGPSHGGLPGASSERNRRTYPTVKVSNYVGIARVEVQLVTHSDPPQVHAHSLVGRHCCTESGKCSVDVGPNELTAQFSNLGILHVTKKGVGEVLFKRLRDEKRRQRGQHYHFTDAEEQAILREANELGRIMDLNIVRLKFTAYLQDSNGGFSRALKPVVSNPIFDSKSPNASNLKISRMDKTSGSVLGGDEIFLLCDKVQKDDIEIRFYEEDGSWEAFGDFSPTDVHKQYAIVFKTPPYHSTEIDRSVTVFLQLKRKKVGDCSDPKQFTYVPQIQDKEEVQRKKQKPLPYNDPWRGPLGGAGGAGRGAGGPGGAGFQFNQQMNGSGWMGGGFTCFGGGGAQMTGTTAQAEGTQQQAGGTAGQTPGQLPGQTASPLQQQLFQIAATLQSRASRMTKQTAGALLQYCTTGDVRVLLAMQRHLCGVQDENGDTPLHLAIIHQQSAVIQQLVHTLLAIQQRKVLDKLNHLSQTPLHLAVITRQVKVVDVLLRAGADPTLLDRDGRTPLHLAALAGDDVTLRVLLGHLGERYNHLVNMADYHGLHPLHLAVRKGGERCLRLLVGSGAKINDPERGSGCSALHLAVRENLLKVACTLITELKADVNMCTFGGNTPLHLAASQGSPTLCSMLIAAGADKNLENDEPLFFSSSSSDEEQEDGPIRDFSELQIQQQPTIPPPLEKEQVNPRKRPATGHTPFDLTKCQKVRDLLDTRQRPKSSQHSSKKPKPNSMDESEQLDSETLHKLCELLSLGDVPWRQLAEKLNMLSLAHLYQESPSPCYKLLENYKLGGGPVEGLVEALQSLGLTEGVRLLRRAELREDKQNTDQTVDSGFGSQPMDEPALANQ; via the exons ATGTCTGAAGCACTAAG AATGGATGAAGCTCAGTACAGCATGAAAATGATTGAAAATGAG CTGATGATGAACTTATCGACTTATGAGTTCATGCCACCTGTGGAGGTCAAGAGTGAGCCCTACGTACCCGAGACAG TTCATGGACCCTACATTCAAATACTTGAGGAGCCCAAACAG AGAGGCTTCAGATTCCGCTATGAGTGTGAGGGTCCGTCCCACGGTGGGCTCCCAGGGGCCTCCAGCGAGAGGAACAGGAGAACCTATCCCACTGTCAAG GTGTCTAACTATGTGGGGATAGCCAGGGTAGAGGTGCAGCTGGTGACCCACTCTGACCCCCCCCAGGTCCACGCTCACAGTCTGGTGGGGAGGCACTGCTGCACGGAAAGTGGAAAATGCAGTGTGGATGTGGGCCCCAATGAACTCACAGCACA gttCAGTAACCTGGGCATCCTCCATGTCACAAAGAAAGGGGTGGGGGAAGTGTTGTTCAAGAGACTGAGAGACGAGAAGAGGAGACAAAGGGGGCAGCACTACCATTTTACTG atgCAGAGGAACAAGCCATATTGAGAGAAGCCAACGAGCTGGGCAGGATCATGGACCTGAACATAGTGAGGTTAAAGTTCACGGCCTACCTCCAGGACAGTAACGGAGGGTTCTCTAGGGCCCTGAAGCCAGTGGTCTCCAATCCCATCTTTGACAGCA AGTCACCCAACGCCTCCAACCTGAAAATCTCCCGTATGGATAAGACCTCTGGGTCTGTGCTGGGAGGGGATGAGATCTTCCTACTGTGTGACAAAGTACAAAAAG ATGATATTGAGATCCGCTTCtatgaggaggatggaagctGGGAGGCCTTTGGTGACTTCTCTCCAACTGATGTCCACAAGCAG TATGCCATCGTGTTTAAGACACCCCCGTACCACAGCACAGAGATCGATCGTTCAGTCACTGTGTTCCTCCAGTTGAAAAGGAAGAAAGTGGGAGACTGCAGCGACCCCAAGCAGTTCACCTACGTTCCTCAAATTCAAG ATAAAGAGGAGGTTCAGCGTAAGAAGCAGAAGCCCCTCCCCTATAATGACCCATGGAGAGGGCCTTTGGGAGGGGCTGGGGGGGCAGGGAGAGGTGCTGGAGGACCAGGAGGAGCAG GATTCCAGTTTAACCAGCAGATGAATGGATCAGGGTGGATGGGGGGTGGATTCACTTGTTTTGGGGGTGGTGGAGCCCAGATGACAGGCACCACTGCCCAGGCTGAGGGTACCCAGCAGCAAGCTGGAGGGACGGCCGGACAGACGCCAGGACAATTGCCAGGACAGACAGCCTCACCACTACAACAGCAGCTCTTCCAGATTG CTGCTACTCTCCAGAGCAGGGCCTCTCGGATGACCAAGCAGACAGCTGGGGCTCTCCTACAGTACTGCACCACTGGGGACGTCCGGGTCCTTCTGGCAATGCAGAGACACCTATGTGGGGTCCAGGATGAAAACGGAGACAC GCCTTTGCACCTGGCCATCATTCACCAGCAGTCAGCTGTGATCCAGCAGCTGGTTCATACACTCCTCGCCATCCAGCAACGCAAAGTCCTCGACAAGCTCAACCACCTCAGCCAG aCTCCTCTCCATCTGGCGGTGATCACCAGGCAGGTGAAGGTGGTGGATGTTCTCCTGAGGGCCGGGGCTGACCCCACCCTGCTGGACCGGGACGGCCGGACCCCCCTGCACCTGGCAGCGCTGGCCGGGGACGACGTCACACTCAGGGTCCTTTTGGGGCACCTAGGAGAACGTTACAACCACCTGGTCAACATGGCCGACTATCATG gtctccatcctctccacctggctgTTCGCAAGGGAGGAGAGCGCTGTCTACGTCTGCTGGTGGGGAGCGGGGCTAAGATCAACGACCCCGAGCGGGGGAGTGGATGCTCCGCCCTCCACCTGGCTGTTAGAGAGAACCTCTTGAAAGTGGCCTGCACTCTGATCACAGAG CTGAAAGCAGATGTAAACATGTGTACGTTTGGGGGGAACACTCCTCTCCATCTGGCCGCCAGTCAGGGCTCCCCCACTCTCTGCTCCATGCTCATTGCTGCAG GAGCCGATAAGAATCTGGAGAATGATGAGCCGCTCTTCTTCAGCTCCTCTTCCTCAGATGAGGAGCAAGAGGATGGACCAATAAGAGATTTCAGTGAGTTACAGATCCAACAGCAACCAACCATCCCACCACCGTTGGAGAAAGAACAAGTCAACCCTCGTAAGAGACCAGCAACAGGACATACACCCTTTGACCTTACTAAATGTCAAAAG GTGAGAGACCTTCTAGACACCAGACAGAGACCCAAGTCCAGCCAACACTCAAGTAAAAAGCCTAAACCGAACAGCATGGACG AAAGTGAGCAGCTAGACAGTGAGACGCTCCATAAACTGTGTGAGCTCCTCAGTCTGGGCGATGTGCCCTGGAGACAGCTGGCAGAGAAACTCAACATGCTCTCCCTGGCACACCTGTACCAGGAGAGTCCCTCTCCCTGCTACAAACTGCTGGAGAATTACAAG ttggGTGGCGGTCCAGTGGAAGGACTGGTGGAGGCTCTGCAGTCTCTGGGTCTGACTGAAGGAGTGCGACTGCTGAGACGGGCTGAGCTGAGAGAGGACAAACAGAACACAG ATCAGACAGTGGACAGCGGCTTTGGGAGTCAGCCAATGGATGAGCCAGCCTTGGCCAACCAGTGA